A stretch of the Nematostella vectensis chromosome 1, jaNemVect1.1, whole genome shotgun sequence genome encodes the following:
- the LOC5519079 gene encoding patched domain-containing protein 3, whose amino-acid sequence MADEPKTGNSPKSKKCCDCGCLQTCSNFVNTSLERFFYWLGAKIGRNPWITIIICFVVSGLWIIGLLNFTEENRGEKLWAADDSIAIKHGDWVSANFPSQSRISSILVVASNVLIPAVLTQLLEIDKKVKLIKNGTENSWEKLCFRLGPNCFDSSLLELWSFNETTIRALSQSDILDKINQPNLRSPITGRLFVKDEVLGEMKKGSSGKITGAGAMKASYGIKAVEEVSSSGSASFPKNEDWEKEFGKILDNLPSTAPGTYYYFSRYTFSDAAGNSIQGDVTLLSAGYMLIIVYVVIMLGQFTRLRLKAWLGVAGVICVGLSIGVSFGMSSAFGVFYGPVHSVLPFLLLGIGVDDMFVIVQAWNNLTPEEHKTKEVHERIALTLQHAGCSITITSLTDFLAFLIGASTVLPGLQSFCIYAGLGILIDFILQITLFSAFLTLDGRREDRKRDGCCCCCIVLPVDYTESQCGSRELMKVFFESYYCKAILSLPGKVIVMIITGVLFGLSLYGTLMLKQDFDAIWFLPTKSMAYKYTIENDKFFPSSGERAALYAGKINYFEDQLKLHKLREVTIADSGVVDSSVKSWFDDYVDWAKVSKPAANFNAEKSKILNETLFYTWLNEYLGGPGRTYASDVKMYNTSNGKRISATRITYNHKAMDSSQDEVKAMESLRDRVKEIYPDDMIVFTYGAQYPGWETNKIILLELYRNIALALLAVFIVTIVVIANLWTALMVFTCVAFTLVDLCGFMYFWGLTIDTITTIQLVLAVGLAVDYSSHIGHMFMITPGTHEDRARITMRDMGPAVLNGGFSTFLAFVLLAASDSYIFGVFFKIFFLVVLFGMWHGMAYLPVLLSSIGPAPYLSAQVSDRHNKSGRASPVHPKSENVELPEKNTRGQSAGVQQSQPVQNDGFYIPPPDYDGREVDDTLKSSSPVNKGYSGSSSSLKI is encoded by the exons ATGGCGGATGAACCAAAGACAGGAAACTCACCCAAGTCTAAAAAGTGCTGCGACTGTGGATGTCTACAGACTTGCAGTAACTTCGTTAATACTTCTTTGGAAAGATTCTTTTATTG GCTAGGGGCAAAGATTGGCAGAAATCCCTGGATTACAATTATTATCTGCTTTGTTGTATCTGGTCTATGGATAATTGGACTTTTGAACTTTACTGAGGAGAACCGTGGGGAAAAACTTTGGGCTGCAGATGATTCTATTGCCATCAAACATGGCGACTGGGTCAGTGCAAACTTTCCGTCGCAGTCTAGAATCTCTAGTATTCTTGTTGTGGCAAGTAATGTACTCATTCCTGCTGTACTCACTCAG CTCTTGGAAATTGACAAGAAAGTGAAGCTGATCAAAAATGGAACTGAAAACAGCTGGGAGAAATTATGCTTCAG GTTGGGGCCTAACTGCTTTGACTCAAGCCTTCTGGAACTATGGTCTTTTAATGAGACAACAATCAGGGCACTTTCACAGTCTGACATCTTGGATAAAATCAACCAGCCCAATCTAAGGAG CCCAATTACAGGAAGGCTGTTTGTTAAAGATGAAGTCCTCGGAGAAATGAAAAAAGGTTCCAGTGGGAAGATAACAGGAGCAGGCGCAATGAAGGCATCATATGGGATTAAAGCTGTAGAGGAAGTATCTTCAAGTGGATCAGCG tCCTTCCCTAAAAATGAAGACTGGGAGAAAGAATTTGGCAAGATACTTGACAACTTGCCATCAACGGCTCCAGGAACATATTACTACTTCTCTCGATACAC CTTTTCTGATGCGGCTGGGAATTCCATTCAGGGTGATGTAACCCTGTTGTCTGCTGGCTACATGTTAATCATTGTTTATGTCGTCATTATGCTTGGCCAGTTTACAAGACTAAGGCTTAAG GCATGGCTAGGTGTGGCAGGCGTCATATGTGTTGGACTGTCCATTGGCGTCAGCTTTGGAATGTCCAGTGCCTTTGGGGTATTCTATGGCCCTGTCCATTCTGTATTACCATTTCTTCTGCTAG gTATTGGGGTGGATGATATGTTTGTCATTGTACAAGCCTGGAATAACCTAACTCCTGAGGAGCATAAGACCAAGGAAGTGCACGAGCGCATTGCTCTGACACTTCAGCATGCA GGATGTTCCATCACAATTACATCACTGACAGATTTTCTAGCCTTCCTGATTGGTGCTTCTACT GTCCTTCCTGGTTTGCAGTCATTTTGTATTTATGCTGGACTAG GAATTCTCATAGACTTTATACTACAAATCACCCTGTTCTCTGCATTTCTCACCCTTGATGGAAGAAG GGAAGACCGGAAACGTGAtggttgttgctgctgctgtatTGTGCTTCCTGTTGATTATACTGAGTCTCAATGTGGCAGCCGGGAGCTTATGAAAGTGTTTTTTGAAAGCTACTACTGCAAAGCTATCCTAAGTCTTCCTGGAAAG GTCATCGTCATGATTATCACTGGAGTCCTATTTGGCTTAAGTCTGTACGGCACTCTCATGTTGAAGCAGGATTTTGACGCTATTTGGTTCCTCCCCACCAAGTCTATGGCTTACAAATACACCATTGAAAATGATAAG TTCTTCCCTTCATCAGGGGAAAGAGCTGCGTTATATGCAG ggaaAATCAATTACTTTGAAGATCAGCTAAAGCTCCATAAATTACGTGAGGTTACCATTGCTGACTCAGGCGTCGTAGACTCATCTGTGAAGAGCTGGTTTGATGACTACGTGGACTGGGCTAAAGTCAGCAAGCCTGCCGCCAACTTTAATGCTG AGAAAAGCAAGATCCTTAATGAAACGCTGTTTTACACTTGGTTGAATGAATACCTTGGTGGTCCTGGCAGAACGTATGCAAGTGATGTTAAGATGTACAACACATCCAATGGAAAACGAATATCT GCTACCCGCATTACTTATAATCATAAAGCCATGGACTCCTCCCAAGATGAGGTGAAGGCTATGGAGAGCTTGCGTGACCGAGTTAAAGAAATCTACCCAGACGACATGATTGTGTTCACTTATGGCGCCCAGTATCCTGGGTGGGAAACCAACAAG ATTATATTACTAGAGCTGTATCGTAATATTGCTCTGGCTCTTCTGGCTGTGTTTATTGTTACTATTGTCGTTATTGCAAATCTGTGGACAGCCCTGATGGTGTTTACTTGTGTTGCCTTTACGCTG GTGGACCTGTGCGGGTTTATGTACTTTTGGGGTCTGACTATCGACACCATCACCACGATCCAGCTGGTGCTTGCGGTTGGCTTAGCAGTGGACTACTCTTCGCATATTGGGCACATGTTCATGATCACTCCAGGCACGCACGAAG ACCGGGCTCGCATCACAATGCGTGACATGGGCCCAGCAGTGTTGAACGGAGGCTTCAGCACGTTCCTCGCCTTTGTTCTTCTTGCAGCGTCAGACTCCTACATCTTTGGCGTATTTTTCAAG ATCTTCTTCCTGGTGGTTCTGTTTGGCATGTGGCATGGCATGGCTTACCTACCCGTCCTCCTATCGTCTATCGGTCCCGCGCCATACCTCTCAGCACAAGTATCTGATCGTCACAACAAGTCCGGGCGCGCTTCGCCCGTCCACCCAAAGAGCGAGAACGTGGAACTTCCCGAGAAAAACACGCGAGGACAATCGGCAGGTGTCCAACAGTCACAGCCCGTGCAAAATGATGGCTTCTACATTCCTCCGCCTGATTATGACG GTCGTGAGGTGGACGATACCCTCAAATCATCGTCTCCTGTAAACAAAGGATACAGCGGCAGCTCAAGTAGCCTGAAGATCTAA